TTTCGGGGATGATCGCCCCTTCCCCGAATGCCACGCATCCACCCTCGTCGAAACGGGCAATGGAACGTTGCTCTGCGCATGGTTTGGGGGAACCAAGGAAAAAGATCCGGATGTCGGAATTTGGACGTCGCGCTTTGCCAACGGCACATGGTCTCCCGTAAAGCGCACGGCGAAGATAGCCCCAATCGCCCATTGGAACCCGGTTCTCTTCCGCGATCCCAAGCGCGCGACGTATCTTTTTTTCAAGGTCGGCCCCAGCGTGCCGTCATGGCAAACCTATTGGATGCAATCCGGCGACGATGGGGAGACATGGTCTGATCCCGTCGAACTGGCGCCCGGCGATCGCGGCGGGCGCGGTCCCGTGAAGAACAAGCCAATCATTTTGTCCGACGGCGCGTGGCTGGCCCCCGCCTCCACGGAAGAGAAAGCATGGAAAGCGTTCGCCGACCGATCCGAAGACGGCGGCAAAACATGGCAACGTTCGGACGACTTCTTCTTCGACGTCAAAAAAACAAATTGCCGAGGAGCGATCCAGCCGACGTTCTGGGAGTCAGCCCCGGGCCATGTCCATGCGCTCATGCGGACCACGGCCGGCAAAATCGCGCGGGCGGATTCGTCCGACGGCGGCAAGACATGGGCCCCCGCCGAAATGACCGATCTGCCCAACAACAACAGCGGCATTGACGCCCTGCGCCTGGATGACGGCCGCGTGTTGCTCGTGTACAATCCCGTCGCCCGCAATTGGGGGCCGCGCACGCCGCTTACCCTGACCGTATCGAAAGACAACGGCCAAACATGGTCCGCGATCGCCGATTTGGAAACGGCGCCGGGCGAATATTCCTATCCCGCCATCGTGCGCACGTCCAACGGCGTGGCCATTTCATACACATGGAAACGCGAGCGAATCCGCTGTTGGCGGATTCCGGATGAAGTCCTGAAATAGCCTTTTCTCATTGAACCGCCCGGATCAATCATCCAGCGACACGATCCCTTCTCGAAAGGCGAAACGGGTCAGGCCGGCAAGGGTATGCAGGCCAAATGCGGCAGGCTTCCTGCCGATCCATCACGCTCGGAAAATCCATCCGGACAC
The window above is part of the Candidatus Hydrogenedentota bacterium genome. Proteins encoded here:
- a CDS encoding exo-alpha-sialidase, translating into MMWTLGIVAGLAAYGQAALTPDVFLRQVIEKGGGADFIFGDDRPFPECHASTLVETGNGTLLCAWFGGTKEKDPDVGIWTSRFANGTWSPVKRTAKIAPIAHWNPVLFRDPKRATYLFFKVGPSVPSWQTYWMQSGDDGETWSDPVELAPGDRGGRGPVKNKPIILSDGAWLAPASTEEKAWKAFADRSEDGGKTWQRSDDFFFDVKKTNCRGAIQPTFWESAPGHVHALMRTTAGKIARADSSDGGKTWAPAEMTDLPNNNSGIDALRLDDGRVLLVYNPVARNWGPRTPLTLTVSKDNGQTWSAIADLETAPGEYSYPAIVRTSNGVAISYTWKRERIRCWRIPDEVLK